GAGGACGATGGCGGGAACCGAAGTAGATTTCATAGTCGAGACCGGTGGAAAGCTCGTACCAATTGAAGTGAAGCTATCGGCTACACCTCGCCCGGCAATGACCGCGGCCATCAAGATATTTCAAAGAGACATGGAGAATGCAGCGATGCCGGGATACGTCGTGCACCCTGGTGACTTACACCTTCCACTCGGTTCCGGCGTGACAGCACTGCCCTTCGCCGCTCTATAGTATAAAAAAATAGGAGAAAAAATGAGCCAACCTAATATTGTATTCATCCACACAGATCAGCAACACCACCTCGCGATATCCGCCTATGGAAATAGTGATGTGTCAACGTCCAACATGGATCGCCTGATCGCAGAAGGCTTATCCTTCAGGCGATCCTACAGCGCCAACCCCGTCTGCTGTCCTGCGCGCGCGAGTTGGTACACCGGGCGCATGTCCGTCGAACACGGCGTTATCAGCAATCCGTTCCCCATCGATCCCAACCTGCCCGACCTCGGCCAGTGGTTGACCAAACACACCGATTACAACTGCGTGTATTCCGGCAAATGGCATGTCACGGGACGAGATGTTGCCAAAAGTTTTGACGTGATCTACGGCAGACATCCCTACGGAGAACTGCAAGACTCTGGCGCCACCCGGGCAGCAGCGCAATATATCGCCGAACACGCAAATGACCACCGCCCCTACTTCCTATCCGTCGGCCTCCTGAACCCACACGACTGCTGTTATGTCTGCGGCGTCAACGGACCCGTGGGGAAATACGGCATGGAGCCTCAGTTGTCCGATCTACCCGATTTGCCCGGCAACTTCGAAACCAGTCTCATGCCGCCAAACCAGAGGCACCGGGTCGGCCACTGGTCGGAAACAGATTGGCGATATTACATCTACCAGTGTTACCGAATGGTAGAAACCGTTGACTCCCAGATCGGATTGATCTACGACACATTGGAAAACAATGGCCTCATTGAAAACACCCTCATCATCTTTACAGCCGACCACGGCGAAGGCTCTGGGCATCACCGAAGAGTATTGAAAGGCTTTTTTGAAGAAGAAGCCTGGGCAGTCCCACTCGTTATTTCGCAACGCGGCAGTATCCCCAACGGACAAAACGATTCGCACTTCATATCGGGCGTGGATATTCCCGCTACAATCTGCGATTACGCCGGCGCACCTCCCCTACCCGACACCGCGTATGGAAATAGCCTGCGCTCACTCCTCGAAGGAAACAACGACATTGCATGGCGAGAAAGCGTCATAGGAGAAAATGCGAGTGCAATCGCCATTCGCGACGATCAGTACAAATCCATCCTCTACGACTCGGGACAAAACACGCTTTACGATTTGTCAAACGACCCCCTGGAAAAACACAATCTCGTATCAGAACCCGGCTTTGACGACGTCAAACACAGGCACGCCACACACCTCGCCGAATACGCAAACACCGTCACACCCTACAGCGGACCTGACAAAACGGGCGAAAGAGATCGAATAAGAGAAGAGAGAATGGAAAATCTCAAACAGGGAAATGGATGGACAGAGGAGGTGGGATCATGAACACCATACCAGCCGAACTCAACGCAATCGCCGGACAATTGCAAAACTACGATGCCCCAGGCCAAACCATTCAATTGGATTCCAATTGCAAATTGACCTATGAAATTCTACAGTGGGCAAAGACACATCCCGAAGGTTTGACCGATGACAGACCAATAGGAACAGTGGAAATCTCGCGCTACAACAAAGAGAACTGCGCAGAATACCAGATCGTTGAAAAACGCAATGGCGGCGGGCGAGAAATTTACGAAGCAACCGTCACAACAGCGCGGGATGAGCGCATTGGAGAATCAATCACGAACTGGAAACTCGCCTGGTACCAGGCAGAAACACCAGATAAACGCCTGTTCATCAATGGCACGGTTCGGGACGCGACCATAGAAATGAATACAAGTAAAAAGCACCTCTCGGCGAATACCCCCATATCGTGTCAATGGATCCTCCCCCTCGCGCTCGCCAATCGCGCCACCCCCATGGACGAAGCGTTTACAACCATCGACGAACTCACATACTACAAAACAGATCAGCTATTGCACGGTCCCGAACAAATCGAATCCAACGACCAATCCTTCTTATCTTATCGCCACACGGGATACGGCACATTGCCCATACACTATGTATTCGATCCACAAAATCGACCCGTCTTTGTCACATTCACACTGCTATCCTGGATCTTGCGCGATATTGAACTTATCTAAGGGCTGCTAAAGCGTTCTGTGTCCCCATTCATTAATCAAAATAGGTATCCCCGTCAGCCAGCAGTGTTTTGGCGACGGCAGGATCTAACTCGACGCCTATACCGGGTTTGTCAGAGACAGCCATCCAGCCCCCTTTGATAAATTCTTCGCCTCCACACAGATCGGCCCACCACGGAATATCGCGCCCGTGAAATTCGAGCACAAAAAAGTTGGGAACTGTCGCCATTACATGACACGCGGCCATCATGCCCAGAGGTGACGACACATTATGTGGCGCAATAGGGATATAATGCGCATCGGCAATTTCGGCAATGCGCTTAGCCTCCATAATGCCACCCGATTTGGCCAAATCGGGCATAATGATATCCACTGCTTTTTGTCTGAACATCTCCAAAAACTCAAAACGAGTGTAATGATTTTCACCTGTGCAAATGACCGTGCTCGTAGATGCACGCACTTGAACCAACGCATCAATATTCTCAGCAGGTACTGGCTCTTCTAACCACATCAACCGCACATCTTCCACAGCTTTTGCCAATGTAATCGCCGAAGGCAAATCAAACTGTCCGTGGCAATCAATCGCCAAATCAATGTCAAAACCAATACCCTCGCGAATCGCACGAATCAAATTAATCACATGCGTCATTTCCCGTGCCCCCGCCGTCCAATTGATCGGATCCAGCTTGCCCACACCCGAATGATCCACATCAAATTTTACCGCGCTGTAGCCTTCCTCAACAACACTCAGTGCCTTCTCTGCATACGCCTCTGGCGTGGCCGAATCCCCAGCGTGACAATCGGCGTAGAGACGGATCTTATCGCGAAACTTGCCCCCCAACAACTGATAAATTGGCACCCCCAACGCCTTACCCACAATATCGTACAACGCATTTTCGATGCCGGTCAATGCAAAAATCAGCGGTGCATGGGTAGTACCCGCATACCGCCCACGACGACGCATTTTCTCGTACAACGGTCCCACATTCATCGGGTCTTCACCAATCAACATCCCCTTCATTTTTAAAATCGATTCTTTCAAACCAAATCCCGTGTAATACGAGGCTGAATTGCATTCGCCCGTACCCACAATGCCTTCGTCGGTATATATCCGAACAAATGTCCACACGCACCCACCACTATGGGGTTCGGGTTTGCCAATCACACAGGCTTGAACATCGGTAATTTTCATGCTATCCCCCTATTTATCGCTTAATCCATCGTCATTTCAGACCAAATCTGATTTGGGACAGCTGAACACCTCTATTTGTTTTTAATCATCAAGGCCATTCAATCTATTTTTTATTCGTATCTCAGAGCGTCGATTGGATTAGCATTTGCAGCTTTAAGAGCCTGGTAACTCACTGTTGTTAAAGCAATCACGAAAACGAGAACGCCCCCAAAAATAAAAATTCCCAGATTCAGATTGATTCGATACGCAAAATCCTGTAGCCATCTTTCCATAGTGTAGTAAGCAAATGGCCAGGCAAGGATATTTGCTATAACCACAGGCAAAATGAGTTCTCCATAAAGTAATCTCACAATATTTCCGGTAGATGCGCCCAGGATTTTGCGAATACCAATCTCTTTAGTACGTTGCTCAACACTGAACATTGCTAAGCCGAATAAACCCAGACATGCAACAAAAATCGCTAATCCTCCCAAGGTCGCAAAGATTTTTCCCAGCCTACGATCCCCGGCGTAATGGACATTATCAATCCAATCATCTAAAAGCAGATAATAGAATGTCCCTTTCGGAATAAACTGCTCCCATGTCGCTTCTAAAAAATTCACCGTTTCTGGCAAATCTTCAGGTCGGATTTTGAGCATAAGTGCCTTGAGATTGTGATGATTTTTCATCAGAACTGTTGCTTCTTGTTCGTTGCGTAGCGATCCCGTGGGGAAGTC
This portion of the Gemmatimonadota bacterium genome encodes:
- a CDS encoding sulfatase-like hydrolase/transferase, yielding MSQPNIVFIHTDQQHHLAISAYGNSDVSTSNMDRLIAEGLSFRRSYSANPVCCPARASWYTGRMSVEHGVISNPFPIDPNLPDLGQWLTKHTDYNCVYSGKWHVTGRDVAKSFDVIYGRHPYGELQDSGATRAAAQYIAEHANDHRPYFLSVGLLNPHDCCYVCGVNGPVGKYGMEPQLSDLPDLPGNFETSLMPPNQRHRVGHWSETDWRYYIYQCYRMVETVDSQIGLIYDTLENNGLIENTLIIFTADHGEGSGHHRRVLKGFFEEEAWAVPLVISQRGSIPNGQNDSHFISGVDIPATICDYAGAPPLPDTAYGNSLRSLLEGNNDIAWRESVIGENASAIAIRDDQYKSILYDSGQNTLYDLSNDPLEKHNLVSEPGFDDVKHRHATHLAEYANTVTPYSGPDKTGERDRIREERMENLKQGNGWTEEVGS
- a CDS encoding mandelate racemase/muconate lactonizing enzyme family protein, giving the protein MKITDVQACVIGKPEPHSGGCVWTFVRIYTDEGIVGTGECNSASYYTGFGLKESILKMKGMLIGEDPMNVGPLYEKMRRRGRYAGTTHAPLIFALTGIENALYDIVGKALGVPIYQLLGGKFRDKIRLYADCHAGDSATPEAYAEKALSVVEEGYSAVKFDVDHSGVGKLDPINWTAGAREMTHVINLIRAIREGIGFDIDLAIDCHGQFDLPSAITLAKAVEDVRLMWLEEPVPAENIDALVQVRASTSTVICTGENHYTRFEFLEMFRQKAVDIIMPDLAKSGGIMEAKRIAEIADAHYIPIAPHNVSSPLGMMAACHVMATVPNFFVLEFHGRDIPWWADLCGGEEFIKGGWMAVSDKPGIGVELDPAVAKTLLADGDTYFD